Proteins from one Ahaetulla prasina isolate Xishuangbanna chromosome 2, ASM2864084v1, whole genome shotgun sequence genomic window:
- the LOC131193537 gene encoding zinc finger protein 84-like, with protein MRHQRTHTGEKPFECPDCEKSFSQNSQLMRHQRTHTGEKPFECPDCEKKFTTNSNLISHQMIHTGEKLCKCLECGNSFSRNSDLIAHQRTHTGEKPFECPVCGKSFSRNSSLVIHQRTHTGEKPFECPDCEKSFSTSSSLVKHQRTHTGEKPFQCPVCGKSFSENSSLVIHQRTHTGEKPFECPDCQKSFSTNSSLVKHQRTHTGEKPFECLHCGKSFSEISSLVKHQRTHRRETRIHTGEKPFQCPDCGKSFSKSSHLTSHKRIHTGEKPFKCPDCGKCFSQNSHLISHQRIHTGEKPFECPDCGKSCSKSSNLISHQRIHTAEKPFECSDCGKSFTQRSQLMIHQRTHTGEKPFKCPDCGRSFSQNSSLVRHQRIHTGEKPFECPDCGKSFSQISSLVKHQRTHTGEKLYECPDCGKDLSTRFNLLNHMLIHIGEKPFKCPKCGRSFRQHSTLIAHRKIHLT; from the exons atgagacaccagaggactcacactggtgagaaaccctttgaatgtcctgattgtgagaaaagtttctctcagaattcccaactcatgagacaccagaggactcacacaggtgagaaaccctttgaatgtcctgattgtgaaaAAAAATTCACTACCAATTCCAACCTTATTAGCCACCAGATGATTCACACAGGTGAGAAACTCTGTAAATGTCTTGAATGTGGGAATAGTTTTAGTCGGAATTCTGACCTTAttgcacaccagaggactcacacaggagagaaaccattcgaatgtcctgtttgtgggaaaagttttagtcgtaattccagcctggtgatacaccagagaactcacacaggagagaaaccctttgaatgtcctgattgtgagaaaagtttcagtaccagttccagcctggtgaaacaccagaggactcacaccggTGAGAAACCGTTtcaatgtcctgtttgtgggaaaagtttcagtgagaattccagcctagtgatacaccagagaactcacacaggcgagaaaccctttgaatgtcctgattgtcaGAAAAGTTTCAGTaccaattccagcctggtgaaacatcaaagaactcacacaggagagaaaccctttgaatgtcttcactgtgggaaaagtttcagtgagaTTTCCAGTCTGgttaaacaccagaggactcacaggagagaaacc aggattcatacaggagagaaaccctttcaatgtcctgattgtgggaaaagcttcagtAAGAGTTCCCACCTCACTagccacaagaggattcacacaggagagaaaccctttaaatgccctgactgtgggaaatgtttcagtcagaattcccaccttatTAGTCACCAGAGgattcatacaggagagaaaccctttgaatgtcctgattgtgggaaaagttgcAGTAAAAGTTCCAATCTCATTagccaccagaggattcacacagcagagaaaccctttgaatgttctgattgtggtaAAAGTTTCACTCAGAGGTCCCAACTCAtgatacatcagaggactcatacaggagagaaaccctttaaatgtcctgattgtgggagaagtttcagtcagaattccagcctggtgagacaccagaggattcacacaggagagaaaccctttgaatgtcctgattgtgggaaaagtttcagtcagatttCCAGTCTGgttaaacaccagaggactcacacaggagagaaactgtATGAGTGTCCAGACTGTGGGAAAGATCTCAGTACTAGGTTTAACCTTCTAAATCATATGCTTATACACATAGGGGAGAAACCATTTAAGTGTCCCAAGTGTGGACGGTCCTTCAGGCAACATTCCACCCTTATTGCACACAGGAAAATTCACCTCACATGA